A genomic segment from Deinococcus sp. YIM 77859 encodes:
- the aceF gene encoding dihydrolipoyllysine-residue acetyltransferase gives MATELKLPDVGDNIEQGTVVTVLVGPGDVIAAGQPIIEIETDKAVVEVPATQGGTVQSVNVNVGDTVKVGGTLLTLAEGGEAGSVPQAPAPSLPSAEPDLANVALDANTANRVAQAQQAAQKEQAASGPQPTVSPSAPTAVGGQAGSRQVTLPDVGDNIEQGTVVNVLVRPGDVIAEGQPVIEIETDKAVVEVPANASGTVQDVAVKVGDSLKVGGVILTLGGEGGQPQASSTAPAQKTQEAQTSGAFVPTAPTQVPGAQRPYDTQTFDGRPVIPAAPSVRRLARELHVDIQTVHGTGIAGRISEEDVRRAAGTPSVQAPSAPQPAVAVSGQAAPAPLPDFAKWGPVRREDMSGIRRATVRSMTQSWTTIPMVTHFDKADVTRMEEVRKQFAARVERAGGKLTMTHILMKVVANALRKFPKFGASLDLEHQQVIYKDYVNLGVAVDTPQGLLVPVLKDADRKSITEIVLELSELASKARERKLSPAEMQGATFTISNLGGIGGTGFTPIVNAPEVAILGVSRGGFEPVWNRETGSFEPRNMLPLSLTYDHRLIDGADAARFLRFICETLEDPFLIVL, from the coding sequence ATGGCAACTGAACTGAAACTGCCCGACGTGGGCGACAACATCGAACAGGGAACCGTCGTGACGGTGCTCGTGGGGCCCGGCGACGTGATTGCAGCAGGCCAGCCCATCATCGAGATCGAGACGGATAAGGCGGTCGTCGAGGTCCCTGCGACCCAGGGCGGCACCGTTCAGAGCGTGAATGTGAACGTGGGCGACACGGTCAAGGTGGGCGGTACCCTCCTGACGCTGGCGGAGGGTGGAGAGGCGGGCAGCGTTCCGCAGGCGCCCGCGCCGAGCCTGCCCTCGGCGGAGCCGGACCTTGCCAATGTGGCCCTGGATGCGAACACGGCCAACCGCGTTGCACAGGCGCAGCAGGCGGCGCAAAAGGAGCAGGCGGCGAGTGGGCCGCAGCCCACGGTGAGCCCCAGCGCTCCAACGGCTGTAGGGGGGCAGGCGGGCAGCCGGCAGGTCACCCTGCCCGATGTGGGCGACAACATCGAGCAGGGCACTGTGGTCAACGTGCTTGTGAGGCCCGGCGACGTGATCGCAGAAGGTCAGCCTGTCATCGAGATCGAGACGGACAAGGCGGTGGTCGAGGTGCCGGCCAACGCCTCCGGCACCGTGCAGGACGTGGCGGTCAAGGTGGGGGATAGCCTGAAGGTCGGCGGCGTGATCCTCACCCTGGGCGGGGAGGGCGGTCAGCCACAGGCCTCGTCCACCGCTCCTGCGCAGAAGACGCAGGAGGCGCAGACCTCCGGCGCGTTTGTGCCCACGGCCCCGACCCAGGTGCCCGGTGCCCAGCGGCCCTACGACACCCAGACCTTTGACGGCCGTCCGGTGATTCCCGCCGCGCCCAGTGTGCGCCGCCTGGCCCGTGAGCTGCACGTGGACATTCAGACGGTGCACGGCACCGGCATTGCGGGGCGCATCAGCGAGGAGGACGTTCGCCGGGCGGCGGGAACGCCCAGCGTGCAGGCGCCCAGCGCTCCGCAGCCAGCGGTGGCGGTCAGTGGTCAGGCGGCTCCTGCCCCCCTGCCCGACTTCGCGAAGTGGGGTCCGGTGCGCCGCGAGGACATGAGCGGCATCCGCCGCGCCACGGTGCGCTCCATGACCCAGTCGTGGACGACCATCCCGATGGTCACGCATTTCGACAAGGCGGACGTGACCCGCATGGAGGAGGTGCGCAAGCAGTTTGCGGCCCGCGTGGAGCGAGCGGGCGGTAAGCTCACCATGACCCACATCCTGATGAAGGTCGTGGCGAACGCCCTGCGGAAATTCCCCAAGTTCGGGGCCTCGTTGGACCTAGAACACCAGCAGGTGATCTACAAGGACTACGTCAACCTCGGCGTCGCTGTGGACACGCCCCAAGGCCTGCTGGTCCCCGTCCTCAAGGACGCCGACCGCAAGAGCATCACCGAGATCGTGCTGGAGCTGAGTGAACTCGCTTCTAAGGCGCGTGAGCGCAAGCTGAGCCCGGCCGAGATGCAGGGCGCGACCTTTACGATCTCCAACCTGGGTGGCATCGGGGGGACCGGCTTTACACCCATCGTGAACGCTCCCGAGGTCGCTATCCTGGGCGTGTCGCGCGGCGGCTTCGAGCCGGTGTGGAACCGTGAAACCGGCAGCTTTGAGCCGCGCAACATGCTGCCCCTCAGCCTTACCTATGACCACCGCCTCATTGACGGCGCAGACGCCGCTCGCTTCCTGCGCTTTATCTGCGAGACGCTCGAAGATCCTTTCCTGATCGTCCTGTAA
- a CDS encoding acetyl-CoA C-acetyltransferase — METLVITAARRTPIGSFMGSLADVSAVDLGVTAARAVLEGVKADEVADVIVGNVLQAGQGMNVGRQIAVKAGLPQHVPGQTVNRVCGSGLQAVISAVQGLRAGDGKLYLAGGTESMSRAPYLLPGARKGYRLGHAQVLDSILSDGLTDVFHNYHMGITAENIAEQWNLTREDQDAFALESQRRAAAAIASGAFVDEVVPVEVPGKKGPTLFDRDEYVRPDSTAEGLAKLKPAFKQDGTVTAGNASGLNDGAAMLAVATEAYAQANGLPVLAEITSYAAIGVDPRIMGIGPAKAVPVALERAGMSVRDVDLFELNEAFAAQSLAVVRDLDVDPARVNVTGGAIALGHPIGASGARVLVTLVHALRRSGKEIGVASLCIGGGMGIAMVVRARE; from the coding sequence ATGGAAACCCTGGTGATCACGGCGGCGCGGCGCACGCCGATCGGCAGCTTCATGGGCAGTCTGGCGGACGTTTCGGCGGTGGACCTTGGCGTGACAGCGGCGAGGGCGGTGCTCGAAGGCGTCAAAGCCGACGAGGTGGCCGACGTGATTGTCGGGAATGTCCTCCAGGCTGGGCAGGGCATGAATGTGGGGCGGCAGATCGCGGTGAAGGCGGGTCTGCCCCAGCACGTTCCCGGCCAGACGGTCAACCGGGTGTGTGGCTCCGGGCTCCAGGCGGTTATCTCCGCCGTGCAGGGCCTGCGCGCTGGGGACGGGAAGCTTTACCTCGCGGGCGGCACCGAAAGCATGAGCCGGGCGCCATACCTGCTGCCGGGGGCGCGCAAGGGCTACCGCCTCGGTCACGCGCAGGTGCTTGACTCCATCCTGTCCGACGGGCTGACCGACGTGTTTCACAACTACCACATGGGCATCACGGCGGAAAACATCGCCGAGCAGTGGAACCTCACGCGCGAGGACCAGGACGCCTTTGCCCTCGAAAGCCAGCGCCGGGCGGCCGCGGCCATTGCGTCCGGAGCCTTTGTGGACGAGGTCGTACCCGTGGAGGTGCCCGGAAAAAAAGGCCCCACCCTGTTTGACCGCGACGAGTACGTGCGCCCCGACAGCACGGCGGAAGGTCTGGCCAAACTCAAGCCCGCCTTCAAACAGGACGGCACCGTGACCGCTGGGAACGCCAGCGGCCTGAACGACGGGGCAGCCATGCTCGCGGTCGCGACCGAGGCGTACGCGCAGGCCAATGGTCTGCCCGTGCTGGCCGAGATCACGAGTTACGCGGCCATCGGCGTGGACCCCCGAATCATGGGCATCGGCCCAGCCAAAGCCGTGCCCGTCGCCCTGGAGCGGGCCGGGATGAGCGTACGGGACGTGGACCTCTTCGAACTCAACGAGGCCTTTGCCGCGCAGAGCCTCGCCGTGGTGCGTGACCTGGATGTGGATCCCGCGCGGGTGAACGTGACGGGCGGGGCCATCGCGCTGGGTCACCCCATCGGGGCAAGCGGTGCCCGCGTCCTCGTCACGCTGGTCCACGCTCTGCGCCGCTCGGGCAAGGAAATCGGCGTCGCCAGCCTGTGTATCGGCGGCGGCATGGGGATTGCGATGGTGGTGCGGGCACGGGAGTAG
- a CDS encoding thioesterase family protein: MTRPTPHPRSAYPYHHAMPTRWADNDVYGHVNNVTYYAYFDTAVNAYLAACGALDVQAGAVIGLVVETGCTFFAPAAFPEMLSVGVRVAHLGRSSVRYELAVFRAGEETACAQGHFVHVYVDRGTRRPVELPQVLRAALEPLCR, from the coding sequence ATGACGCGCCCGACTCCCCATCCCCGTAGCGCCTACCCCTATCACCACGCCATGCCCACCCGCTGGGCCGACAACGATGTGTACGGGCACGTCAACAACGTCACCTACTACGCCTACTTCGATACGGCCGTCAACGCCTATCTGGCGGCGTGCGGAGCCCTCGACGTGCAGGCGGGGGCCGTGATCGGGCTGGTCGTGGAGACCGGCTGCACCTTTTTCGCGCCGGCGGCGTTTCCGGAGATGCTCAGCGTTGGTGTGCGAGTCGCCCATCTGGGCCGCAGCAGCGTGCGCTACGAGCTGGCGGTGTTCCGAGCAGGGGAGGAGACGGCCTGTGCCCAGGGCCACTTCGTGCACGTGTACGTAGATCGGGGAACGCGCAGGCCGGTAGAGCTGCCGCAGGTGCTGCGCGCTGCGCTGGAACCCCTCTGCCGCTAG
- the dcd gene encoding dCTP deaminase, translated as MSILPDWRIRELARAGMIEPFEDRLVRSAEQGHVISFGLSSFGYDLRCADEWKVFTNVHSAVVDPKHFDERSFVDLQASEIIIPPNSFVLARSLEYMRIPDNVMVVALGKSTYARCGIVANVTPLEPGWEGHVTLEFSNTTPLPAKMYANEGCVQLLFFEGERPEVTYGDRKGKYQKQTGVTLPRL; from the coding sequence ATGAGCATCCTTCCGGACTGGCGCATCCGTGAACTCGCCCGAGCGGGCATGATTGAACCCTTCGAAGACCGGCTGGTCCGCAGCGCTGAACAGGGCCACGTCATCAGCTTTGGCCTCTCGAGCTTCGGCTACGACCTGCGCTGTGCCGACGAGTGGAAGGTCTTTACGAACGTCCATAGCGCTGTTGTCGACCCCAAGCATTTTGACGAACGCAGCTTTGTCGATCTTCAGGCGAGCGAGATCATCATCCCACCCAACAGCTTTGTGCTCGCACGCAGCCTCGAATACATGCGCATTCCCGACAATGTGATGGTGGTGGCCCTGGGAAAAAGCACGTACGCACGGTGCGGCATCGTCGCCAACGTCACCCCCCTGGAACCCGGCTGGGAGGGCCACGTCACCCTGGAATTCAGCAATACAACGCCCCTGCCGGCCAAGATGTACGCGAATGAAGGCTGCGTTCAGCTGCTCTTTTTTGAAGGGGAGCGTCCCGAGGTCACGTACGGCGACCGGAAGGGCAAGTATCAGAAACAGACTGGCGTGACGCTGCCGCGCCTGTGA
- a CDS encoding metallophosphoesterase produces the protein MRVAVISDVHGNAFALEAVLRDLWAAAPDLTVNLGDQVEGAADPARAAALQRDLAQGGALEVRGNNEEKLWPGGRRSPLAREYGRWLETQLEAGALARLAALPLTVRALSGALLACHGTPQSAWDSLLWVWEPTGEGQGFYRARDPRELCALVEPLGAEVVVCGHTHRPGATRVGDTLVVNAGAVSDQVDGDPRARWTLLERRAGRWTVDFRAVPYDIEAAVHWSQTQSPFGEGEAALLRSGTFDVRGNGEL, from the coding sequence ATGAGGGTGGCGGTCATCAGCGACGTGCACGGCAATGCTTTCGCCCTAGAAGCGGTGCTGCGCGACCTTTGGGCAGCGGCCCCCGACCTGACCGTCAACCTGGGCGATCAGGTGGAGGGGGCCGCGGATCCGGCGCGGGCGGCTGCCCTGCAACGCGACCTGGCACAGGGGGGAGCTCTGGAGGTGCGCGGCAACAACGAGGAAAAGCTTTGGCCGGGTGGGCGGCGTTCTCCCCTCGCGCGCGAGTACGGCCGGTGGCTGGAGACGCAGCTGGAGGCCGGGGCGCTGGCCCGGTTGGCGGCGCTGCCCCTCACGGTCCGCGCGCTCTCCGGGGCACTCTTGGCCTGCCACGGAACGCCCCAGAGCGCCTGGGACAGCCTGCTGTGGGTTTGGGAGCCCACGGGAGAGGGACAAGGCTTCTACCGAGCGCGTGATCCCCGCGAGCTGTGTGCCCTGGTCGAGCCGCTCGGCGCCGAGGTGGTGGTGTGCGGCCATACACACCGGCCAGGAGCCACCCGGGTGGGTGATACGCTGGTGGTGAACGCGGGTGCAGTCAGCGATCAGGTGGACGGCGATCCCCGCGCCCGCTGGACGCTTCTGGAACGGCGTGCAGGGCGCTGGACCGTAGACTTTCGTGCCGTGCCCTACGACATCGAGGCCGCCGTTCACTGGTCGCAGACCCAGAGTCCTTTTGGGGAGGGTGAGGCCGCCTTGTTGCGCTCGGGCACCTTTGACGTGCGGGGGAACGGGGAGCTGTAG
- the wrbA gene encoding NAD(P)H:quinone oxidoreductase: MTNPKPVKLAIVYYSTYGTNHQMAEVAAEAAREAGAEVRLRKVRETAPQEVVNTQDAWKAQQERTADIPEATPDDMEWADAYLFSSPTRFGGAASQVRAFIDTLGGLWATGKLANKTFSAMTSAQNPNGGQETTLQTLYFTAMHWGSIIVTPGYTDPAIFASGGNPYGASVTATGQPLSEEDKASIRHQVRRLVEITQNLKG, translated from the coding sequence ATGACGAATCCCAAGCCGGTCAAGCTCGCCATCGTCTACTACTCGACCTACGGCACCAACCATCAGATGGCCGAGGTGGCTGCCGAGGCCGCCCGCGAGGCAGGCGCGGAGGTGCGGCTGCGCAAGGTCAGGGAAACGGCCCCGCAGGAAGTGGTGAACACTCAGGACGCCTGGAAGGCGCAGCAGGAACGCACCGCTGACATTCCCGAGGCCACGCCCGACGACATGGAGTGGGCCGATGCCTACCTCTTCAGCAGCCCCACGCGCTTCGGTGGCGCGGCCAGCCAGGTGCGTGCCTTTATCGACACGCTGGGGGGCTTGTGGGCAACGGGCAAGCTCGCCAACAAGACCTTCAGCGCCATGACGAGCGCCCAGAACCCCAACGGCGGGCAGGAAACGACCCTTCAGACGCTGTACTTCACGGCGATGCACTGGGGCAGCATCATCGTCACGCCCGGCTACACTGACCCCGCCATCTTCGCCTCCGGCGGCAACCCCTACGGCGCGAGCGTGACCGCAACGGGACAACCCCTGAGCGAGGAGGACAAGGCCAGCATCCGGCATCAGGTGCGGCGCCTCGTCGAGATCACGCAGAACCTAAAGGGCTGA
- the glpX gene encoding class II fructose-bisphosphatase, with protein sequence MTDKSKGTSRENNFEHALVLETARVTEGAALAASRWVGMGDKNAVDGAGTEAMRELLSSLDIRGRVVIGEGEMDEAPMLYIGEELGQGQYEVDIAVDPVEGTTVTAKGLPNGLAVIALSERGGLMHAPDCYMEKLVVPPPAAGRVNLDWPVEANLSVLAQSLDRGVEDLLVTILDRERHADLIRRVRAAGARVKLIGDGDVVASLAVGVRGTGVHALMGSGGAPEGVLSAAAMKCLGAEIQGRFIAEDDAMRERFRAMGVEEHRIYKTDELAPGSQIVFSATGITYGELLNGVRRFGGGARTHTLVMGYASRVVRFIDTVHLEKEGARVTIRV encoded by the coding sequence ATGACAGACAAGAGCAAGGGGACCAGCCGGGAAAACAATTTCGAGCACGCGCTGGTGCTGGAAACGGCGCGGGTCACCGAGGGGGCCGCGCTCGCTGCCAGCCGCTGGGTGGGGATGGGGGACAAAAACGCGGTGGACGGCGCGGGCACAGAGGCCATGCGCGAGCTGCTGAGCAGTCTGGACATCCGTGGCCGCGTCGTGATCGGCGAGGGGGAGATGGACGAGGCCCCCATGCTGTACATCGGCGAAGAGCTTGGTCAGGGGCAGTACGAGGTGGACATCGCGGTCGATCCGGTAGAGGGGACGACGGTGACGGCCAAGGGCCTGCCCAACGGCCTGGCTGTCATTGCCCTCTCGGAGCGAGGCGGCCTGATGCACGCGCCCGACTGCTACATGGAAAAGCTCGTCGTGCCCCCCCCCGCAGCGGGCCGAGTGAACCTCGACTGGCCGGTCGAGGCCAACCTGTCTGTTCTGGCCCAGAGCCTTGACCGGGGCGTAGAGGACCTGCTCGTCACGATCCTCGACCGCGAGCGGCACGCTGACCTGATTCGCCGGGTGCGGGCGGCGGGCGCACGGGTGAAACTGATTGGGGACGGGGACGTGGTCGCCAGCCTGGCGGTCGGCGTGCGTGGCACCGGCGTTCACGCGCTGATGGGGTCAGGCGGCGCGCCGGAAGGCGTGCTGTCGGCAGCGGCGATGAAGTGCCTGGGCGCAGAGATTCAGGGCCGCTTCATCGCCGAGGACGACGCGATGCGCGAACGCTTCCGGGCCATGGGCGTCGAGGAACACCGGATCTACAAGACCGACGAACTCGCCCCCGGCAGCCAGATCGTCTTTAGCGCGACGGGGATCACCTACGGCGAGCTGCTGAACGGCGTGCGGCGCTTCGGTGGCGGCGCGCGGACCCATACGCTGGTGATGGGCTACGCCAGCCGGGTGGTGCGCTTTATCGATACCGTTCACCTGGAAAAGGAGGGGGCGCGCGTCACCATCCGGGTCTGA
- a CDS encoding DUF6691 family protein, which produces MTTSPHIPGVHSESTSSARTATGLLAYLLAGLYFGVVLVKSEAASWYRLQEMFRFESFHMFGLIGSAVLTGMVTTALLRRSGLKSRDGQTITVTPKEKGWRRYVFGGLTFGVGWGLAGVCPGPIFVLLGAGVWPMLIVLAFALLGTYLYGVLRARLPH; this is translated from the coding sequence GTGACCACATCTCCCCACATTCCTGGCGTCCATTCAGAGTCCACTTCCTCCGCTCGCACCGCCACCGGCCTGCTCGCCTACCTGCTGGCGGGGCTGTACTTCGGCGTGGTGCTGGTGAAGTCGGAGGCCGCGAGCTGGTACCGCCTTCAGGAGATGTTCCGCTTCGAGTCCTTTCACATGTTCGGCCTCATCGGCTCGGCGGTGCTGACCGGCATGGTCACGACCGCCTTGCTGCGCCGCAGCGGCCTGAAAAGCCGCGACGGGCAAACCATCACGGTGACGCCCAAGGAGAAAGGCTGGCGGCGATACGTCTTCGGGGGCCTGACCTTTGGCGTGGGCTGGGGGCTGGCCGGGGTCTGCCCAGGACCGATCTTCGTGCTGCTGGGGGCGGGGGTGTGGCCCATGCTGATCGTCCTCGCCTTCGCCCTGCTCGGCACCTACCTGTACGGCGTGCTGAGGGCCCGCCTGCCCCACTGA
- a CDS encoding YeeE/YedE thiosulfate transporter family protein, with translation MTELLDLLRSPWPWYVGGPLIGLTVPLLLWLGNKSFGISSNLRHLCAVLLPDSAKPSFFRYDWKKERWNLLFAAGLILGGFVAGVLLANPEPTRLSAAGVQSVQDLGVHLRPGLVPAELTDLSHPGVWLLLALSGLLVGFGTRYGGGCTSGHAITGLSTLQGPSLIATASFFAGGILSANFLLPLFVAVIR, from the coding sequence ATGACTGAACTGCTCGACCTTCTCCGTTCGCCCTGGCCCTGGTACGTGGGCGGGCCCCTCATCGGCCTCACGGTGCCGCTGCTGCTGTGGCTGGGCAACAAGTCCTTTGGCATCTCCTCCAACCTGCGCCACCTCTGCGCCGTCCTCCTGCCCGACTCGGCCAAACCGAGCTTCTTCCGCTACGACTGGAAGAAGGAACGTTGGAACCTGCTCTTTGCCGCCGGACTGATCCTGGGTGGCTTTGTGGCCGGTGTGTTGCTCGCCAACCCGGAGCCCACCCGCCTGAGCGCCGCGGGCGTGCAGTCGGTGCAGGACCTCGGCGTGCACCTCCGCCCCGGCCTGGTGCCCGCCGAACTCACCGACCTGAGTCACCCCGGCGTGTGGCTCCTGCTGGCGTTGTCTGGCCTGCTGGTGGGCTTCGGCACGCGGTACGGCGGCGGCTGCACCTCCGGGCACGCGATCACCGGCCTCTCCACCCTGCAAGGCCCCTCCCTGATCGCCACCGCGTCCTTTTTTGCAGGTGGCATCCTCAGCGCCAACTTCCTTCTCCCCCTCTTCGTGGCGGTGATCCGGTGA
- a CDS encoding rhodanese-like domain-containing protein, translating to MYFQRFYDTDLAQASYMIGCQQTGECLVVDPIRDISQYLEEAESQKLRITHVTETHIHADYLSGSRELAQATGARLLLSDEGGEGWQYTYDDGNQVKLHDGDTFMIGNVRIQALHTPGHTPEHLSFLVTDTPRGDTPSMILTGDFVFVGDLGRPDLLDEAAGGQDTRYVGARQMFASLRDKFLTLPDYVQVWPGHGAGSACGKALGAVPTTTVGYERALSWWGRLVEKGDEEAFMRQLLEGQPDAPLYYGRMKRENRDGPALLGEVAPLKELSAADVKTRLAAGARLIDARPKEEHQAAAPAGSVNLPDGKTFETWAGWLLTPDRELILLASRERAEALRRRLWMVGLDNVTGFIPSAQGLETAPARPIPATELGSHPDALILDVRAKTEYEEGHIPGARQLHAGRLPWRLDTLPRDREIIVHCQGGARSAAAASLLRAEGFHVTELAGGYDAWARSQKDTHPA from the coding sequence ATGTACTTTCAACGCTTCTACGACACGGACCTGGCGCAGGCGTCGTACATGATCGGCTGTCAGCAGACCGGCGAGTGCCTGGTGGTGGACCCGATCCGTGACATTTCCCAGTACCTGGAGGAGGCGGAGAGCCAGAAGCTCCGCATCACCCACGTCACGGAAACGCACATTCACGCCGACTATCTCTCCGGCAGTCGCGAGCTGGCCCAGGCGACGGGGGCACGGCTCCTGCTCTCGGACGAGGGCGGCGAGGGCTGGCAGTACACCTACGACGACGGCAATCAGGTCAAGCTGCACGACGGCGACACCTTCATGATCGGCAATGTCCGCATCCAGGCCCTGCACACGCCCGGTCATACCCCCGAGCACCTGAGCTTCCTGGTCACCGATACCCCCCGGGGCGACACGCCCAGCATGATCCTCACCGGAGACTTCGTGTTCGTGGGCGATCTGGGCCGTCCGGACCTGCTCGACGAGGCGGCGGGCGGGCAGGACACGCGCTACGTGGGCGCCCGGCAGATGTTCGCCTCGCTGCGCGACAAGTTCCTGACCCTCCCCGACTACGTGCAGGTCTGGCCCGGTCACGGTGCGGGCAGCGCGTGCGGCAAGGCGTTGGGAGCGGTGCCCACCACCACCGTCGGCTACGAGCGGGCCCTGAGCTGGTGGGGCCGGCTGGTCGAGAAGGGCGACGAAGAGGCGTTCATGCGGCAACTGCTCGAAGGCCAGCCCGACGCGCCGCTGTACTACGGGCGGATGAAGCGGGAAAACCGCGACGGCCCGGCGCTGCTGGGCGAGGTGGCCCCACTGAAGGAGCTGAGCGCCGCTGATGTGAAGACCAGGCTGGCCGCCGGTGCCCGATTGATCGATGCCCGCCCGAAAGAAGAGCATCAGGCCGCCGCTCCCGCAGGCAGCGTGAACCTCCCCGATGGGAAGACCTTCGAAACCTGGGCCGGCTGGCTGCTCACCCCGGACCGCGAGCTGATCCTGCTCGCCTCCAGAGAACGCGCTGAAGCCCTACGCCGCAGGCTATGGATGGTCGGCCTGGACAACGTCACTGGTTTTATTCCCAGTGCCCAGGGCCTGGAGACAGCCCCCGCGCGGCCCATCCCGGCGACTGAACTGGGGTCGCACCCGGACGCCCTGATTCTCGACGTGCGGGCGAAGACCGAGTACGAGGAGGGACACATCCCCGGCGCCCGCCAGCTGCACGCCGGACGCCTCCCCTGGAGGCTCGATACCCTGCCGCGCGACCGCGAGATCATCGTGCACTGCCAGGGGGGCGCCCGCAGCGCCGCTGCCGCCAGCCTGCTGCGCGCCGAGGGCTTCCACGTCACCGAACTCGCCGGGGGCTATGACGCCTGGGCGAGGAGCCAAAAGGACACGCACCCCGCCTGA
- a CDS encoding metal-sensitive transcriptional regulator yields the protein MTATVPDRAAEKTKILNRLRRLEGQIRGLQKMVEEEKNCVEVMTLYASAKSALESAGDVILEAYVEQCRARGDEPADLVRLLRLAR from the coding sequence GTGACTGCGACTGTCCCTGACCGTGCTGCCGAGAAGACGAAGATTCTTAATCGCCTGCGCCGCCTGGAGGGGCAGATTCGGGGCCTCCAGAAGATGGTGGAGGAGGAGAAGAACTGCGTGGAGGTCATGACCCTCTACGCCAGTGCGAAGAGTGCCTTGGAGTCGGCCGGGGACGTCATTCTCGAAGCCTACGTGGAGCAGTGCCGCGCCCGTGGGGACGAACCTGCCGATCTGGTGAGGCTGCTGAGGTTGGCCCGCTAA